From a region of the Myxococcus stipitatus genome:
- a CDS encoding CaiB/BaiF CoA transferase family protein: MSSLPLTGLRVLDLSRLLPGPYATLVLADLGATVVKVEEPDGGDYVRQMPPERDGVGALFYGLNRNKRSLTLNLKTPEGRDALKRLVRTHDVLVESFRPGVMDKLGVGEAVLRAENPRLIYCAISGYGRTGPDRLKAGHDLNYVARAGLLGYGGEADGAPAFPGVQMGDIGGGSLFALVGILAALHERERTGLGRLVDVSMTDGATAFLHMHLAARLFMGEQGGPLQRGREALNGGYACYGLYRTADGRWLAVGALEPKFFMGVLERLGRMDLMEDAYAPGEAGLRVKAELTRLFAEHPMAYWQERFAGTDLCVEPVAEGDQVLADAQLRARGLFVDVEDARLGRKVTHLLTPLRMGPTPVQPPPALGEHSREVLTEAGFSEEELERLGF, from the coding sequence ATGTCGTCGCTTCCTCTCACGGGTCTGCGCGTGCTGGACCTGTCGCGGCTGCTCCCCGGGCCCTACGCCACGCTGGTGCTGGCGGACCTGGGGGCCACGGTGGTGAAGGTGGAGGAGCCGGACGGAGGCGACTACGTCCGGCAGATGCCGCCCGAGCGGGACGGGGTGGGCGCGCTGTTCTACGGCCTCAACCGCAACAAGCGCTCGCTGACGCTCAACCTCAAGACGCCCGAGGGGCGCGACGCGCTCAAGCGGCTCGTGCGCACCCATGACGTCCTCGTGGAGAGCTTCCGGCCGGGCGTCATGGACAAGCTGGGCGTGGGCGAGGCGGTGCTGCGCGCGGAGAACCCGCGGCTCATCTACTGCGCCATCTCCGGCTATGGGCGGACGGGGCCGGACCGGCTGAAGGCGGGGCACGACCTGAACTACGTCGCCCGCGCGGGCCTGCTGGGCTATGGCGGCGAGGCGGATGGGGCGCCCGCGTTCCCCGGCGTGCAGATGGGCGACATCGGGGGGGGGAGCCTCTTCGCGCTGGTGGGCATCCTGGCGGCGCTGCACGAGCGCGAGCGCACCGGGCTGGGGCGGTTGGTGGACGTGTCGATGACGGACGGGGCCACCGCGTTCCTGCACATGCACCTGGCGGCGCGGCTCTTCATGGGCGAGCAGGGCGGTCCGCTCCAGCGGGGGCGCGAGGCGCTCAATGGCGGTTATGCGTGCTACGGCCTGTACCGGACGGCGGACGGACGCTGGCTGGCGGTGGGCGCGCTGGAGCCCAAGTTCTTCATGGGCGTGCTGGAGCGGCTGGGGCGCATGGACCTGATGGAGGATGCCTATGCGCCCGGCGAGGCGGGGCTGCGCGTGAAGGCGGAGCTGACGCGCCTGTTCGCCGAGCACCCCATGGCGTACTGGCAGGAGCGCTTCGCGGGCACGGACCTGTGCGTGGAGCCGGTGGCCGAGGGCGACCAGGTGCTGGCGGACGCGCAGCTGCGCGCGCGGGGCCTCTTCGTGGACGTGGAGGATGCTCGGCTCGGGCGCAAGGTGACGCACCTGTTGACGCCGCTGCGCATGGGGCCCACGCCCGTGCAGCCGCCTCCCGCGCTGGGCGAGCACTCGCGCGAGGTCCTCACCGAGGCGGGCTTCTCCGAGGAGGAGCTCGAGCGGCTGGGCTTCTGA
- a CDS encoding SCP2 sterol-binding domain-containing protein, which translates to MSAKDIIENQIPEVLKAKPELAKDINAVIHFDISGEGGGKWTLDLTKAENWVSAGLEGASKMTILVSNDDFVKIREKKLNAQMAAMQGKLKFKPMDMALAMKLAKLL; encoded by the coding sequence ATGAGCGCGAAGGACATCATCGAGAACCAGATTCCCGAGGTTCTCAAGGCGAAGCCGGAGCTGGCGAAGGACATCAACGCCGTCATCCACTTCGACATCTCCGGCGAGGGCGGCGGCAAGTGGACTCTCGACCTGACCAAGGCGGAGAACTGGGTGTCGGCGGGTCTCGAGGGTGCGTCGAAGATGACCATCCTGGTGAGCAACGATGACTTCGTGAAGATCCGCGAGAAGAAGCTGAACGCGCAGATGGCCGCCATGCAGGGCAAGCTGAAGTTCAAGCCCATGGACATGGCCCTGGCGATGAAGCTGGCCAAGCTGCTCTAG
- a CDS encoding sensor histidine kinase, which translates to MGAGGTVEAPGIVLVPQQGPPRPVGRLLLEHLGLPELPSDVGSIEELMTRAGFHRHDGDARIWEQEDRALLAGEESLDGGDRLWWTFPLAWSDEETRRRVRYLGMASHDLRGSLANVRSYAALLLNGRVPLEPKVQRGLETILRNADRSIAFSQDFFDSSRADLGSLACERERQPLLPLLDAAVERQRAAASAANVSLLLDVDPLATPPEVVVDGARIQHALEAFILYQLSRAQPGEVIRLGLHGGGGRVRVEVRRDGVPLSDEDASVVFRREERAFREKKLEDPLRVYLARQEVEVHGGTVGVETDPGGSALFLTLATARPVELAPPATLQA; encoded by the coding sequence ATGGGAGCTGGCGGTACGGTGGAAGCGCCCGGCATCGTCCTGGTCCCCCAGCAGGGGCCCCCACGCCCGGTGGGACGGCTGCTCCTCGAGCACCTGGGCCTGCCCGAGCTGCCCTCGGACGTCGGCTCCATCGAGGAACTGATGACGCGGGCGGGCTTCCATCGCCATGACGGTGACGCGCGCATCTGGGAGCAGGAGGACCGCGCCCTGCTCGCGGGGGAGGAGTCGCTCGACGGAGGAGACCGCCTGTGGTGGACCTTCCCGCTGGCCTGGAGCGACGAGGAGACGCGGCGCCGGGTGCGCTATCTGGGCATGGCCTCCCACGACCTGCGAGGCTCGCTGGCCAACGTCCGCTCCTACGCCGCCCTGCTGCTCAACGGACGGGTGCCCCTGGAGCCCAAGGTGCAGCGCGGGCTGGAGACCATCCTGCGCAACGCGGACCGCTCGATCGCCTTCTCCCAGGACTTCTTCGACTCCAGCCGGGCCGACCTGGGCTCGCTGGCCTGCGAACGGGAGCGCCAGCCGCTGCTGCCCCTGCTGGACGCCGCGGTGGAGCGCCAGCGCGCCGCCGCCAGCGCCGCCAACGTGTCGCTCCTGCTGGACGTGGATCCGCTGGCCACGCCCCCGGAGGTGGTGGTGGACGGGGCCCGCATCCAGCACGCGCTGGAGGCCTTCATCCTCTACCAGCTGTCACGCGCCCAACCCGGCGAGGTCATCCGGCTGGGTCTGCACGGCGGAGGGGGCCGGGTGCGGGTGGAGGTGCGCCGCGACGGCGTCCCCCTGTCCGACGAGGACGCCTCCGTCGTCTTCCGCCGCGAGGAGCGCGCCTTCCGGGAGAAGAAGCTGGAGGATCCACTGCGCGTCTACCTGGCCCGACAGGAGGTCGAGGTCCACGGCGGCACCGTGGGCGTGGAGACGGACCCGGGGGGGAGCGCCTTGTTCCTCACCCTGGCGACGGCGCGCCCCGTCGAACTCGCCCCGCCAGCGACCCTTCAGGCGTGA
- a CDS encoding MarR family winged helix-turn-helix transcriptional regulator encodes MRVPANRPALRVQPHEGEGEEDLESTEEQTFPEEGHSVDAEDSTPASRRLHELIVQLGRYRSLRDPLGAICERTQLTPTQLHALMWLGNDGPTHVGNLAQRIGITKKTITGVVDRLEAMKLVERARDADDRRAVVAQLTHEGLSLYQRLRRSTDQGLRRMLALLTDEDQEALFGLLERVLQRLSAKSEPTC; translated from the coding sequence ATGCGGGTGCCGGCGAACAGACCGGCCCTCCGCGTCCAGCCGCACGAGGGCGAGGGCGAGGAGGACCTCGAGTCGACGGAGGAGCAGACCTTCCCCGAGGAAGGCCACTCGGTCGACGCGGAGGACTCCACGCCCGCGTCCCGGCGGCTGCACGAGCTCATCGTCCAGCTCGGACGGTATCGCTCGCTGAGGGATCCCCTGGGTGCGATCTGCGAGCGCACCCAGCTCACGCCCACCCAGCTGCACGCGTTGATGTGGCTGGGGAACGACGGCCCCACGCACGTGGGGAACCTGGCCCAGCGCATCGGCATCACCAAGAAGACCATCACCGGTGTCGTGGACCGGCTGGAAGCCATGAAGCTGGTGGAGCGCGCGAGGGACGCCGACGACCGGCGCGCCGTCGTCGCGCAGCTCACCCACGAAGGGCTATCGCTCTATCAGCGCCTGCGTCGCAGCACGGACCAGGGGCTGCGACGGATGCTGGCCCTGCTGACCGACGAAGACCAGGAGGCCCTCTTCGGCCTGCTGGAGCGGGTACTCCAACGGCTCTCCGCCAAGAGCGAGCCCACCTGCTGA
- a CDS encoding response regulator, producing the protein MDDDPDILEALSEILEAEGFEIRRARNGKEALDRLEPEPPDLILLDLMMPVMDGWEFAQKMRQKPPEVAGIPLIVLSADRNVGSKAADIGAVGHLAKPFELNDLLEMVRRSLNPPSGVGTSTTAP; encoded by the coding sequence GTGGACGACGACCCGGACATCCTGGAAGCCCTCTCCGAGATCCTGGAGGCGGAGGGGTTCGAAATCCGCCGCGCGCGCAACGGCAAGGAGGCGTTGGATCGCCTCGAGCCCGAACCGCCAGACCTCATCCTGCTCGACCTGATGATGCCGGTGATGGATGGGTGGGAGTTCGCCCAGAAGATGCGCCAGAAGCCACCGGAGGTGGCGGGCATCCCCCTCATCGTCCTCAGCGCGGACCGCAACGTCGGCAGCAAGGCGGCGGACATCGGCGCGGTGGGGCACCTGGCCAAGCCCTTCGAGCTCAACGACCTGCTGGAGATGGTGCGTCGCTCACTGAACCCACCCTCCGGCGTCGGGACGTCCACCACCGCGCCTTGA